Below is a genomic region from bacterium.
AAGATTGGAGCTACTTGTACCGCTGTGGGGTTCTTACTACTCTTGGTCTCCGCTGCCGTATTCGTGTCTTCACCGAGTGCTCGGCGTTTGCCATCTCAGACCGAAGCTTCCGTGCCTGCGGCGTCACAAGGACAATCAATATTGCTCGGCAAGAAATACACTCTTGTTGAGGAGACTATCGCCTTCGATTCGATAGATTCATTCCATAGGGCAGCCAACGCCTCGGTCAAACTCGATCAAATCGGCTACTCTCAACTGGTCAATGGCGGCCACATCGTTAACCTGTCTGCAGGGACAGTTGTCTTAGGTCTCAACTTCAGCGGTGCTCGGGGCTACGTAATAGAAGTGCGTGTCCTGTCAGGCCGTCAACAGGGCAAACGGTGGTGGGTTTGGCACAAGACGATAGCGCGTCCGGTGGATAATTAGCAACCGCACATCGCGTTTTCGCTGCCCTAATCAGGAAACGAAAGCCACAAGCCTTCTGATTACATCGTCGGAGGATCGCTAGACACCTCGGAGAGGGCCCTCCCTGGGCCGTAGACACCATCGAGGCAGCAGGGTCATTCCGTTACCCTTCGGTCTTAGAGCCTCCTGACGTTATCATCGCGTTAGCAGAGCTTCGCAAACCTATGGTAGATCAGGGTTCCCCGTACGACTCGGAGGTTCAAATCCCTCCGGGCGCGCCAGACCTTCTTGTGGTTCTAGCGCCGTTCCAACCTGAATTGTCCATGTGAGTCCGGACGGCTCCCAGCTACAATGCGCGGGTGGTACTGCTGGGTGAAGATGCCTGCGATCAGCGCGCGCCGGCTGCGCACCCCAACACGATCGAAGATCGCCTTAAGATGATCTTGGACGGTGTGAGGCGAAATGTGCAGCTCGGCTGCGATCTCGGCAGTCGAGAGTCCGCGCATGACGCACAGCGTGATCTCGCCTTCGCGTCTTGACAGATCGTATGCTTGGATGATCAGAGGCGCTATCTCCATCGGTTGCGCGACCTCGAGAATGACGGCGATTGGCGCAGGTGACGTCGGCCAGGACATGCGTGAGGCGTGCAGCACGAGCCACTGTCCCGAGCGCGTCCTCAGACGCGCCCGCGGCAACTCCCTGGTCAGGACATCGCCATCCTGTTCAAGCGCCTGCAAACGTCCCACCACCGAATAGATGGCGGTAGGCAGCTGGCGCGTATGTGACCAGTCGGCGGCCGCGACCTCGGCAAGCCAGCGGTCGGCAGCCGGTGTTCCAGCCACCAAGGAGAGGTCATCGTCGAGCACAAGCAGCCCTGGCTCATCCAGGCTCGCTCCGGCCGCGCCAGAACCTATTGACAGCGCCTTGCGCAAACCCTCGCCTAGATGGGGCGTCAGGTAATTGAGAACACGCGCTTCGCCGGGGGTAAACGGCGCACTCGATCGCTCGCGATGTAGGCAGAGCACCCCCCAACAGGTGCCATTGACGCGGAGGGTCGCGCGCAACTCATCTCCCAACCCAAGTGGCGCCAGGATGTCGCGGTAGCGCGCGCTGCGCTCCGGATGATGTTGTGTCGCTGCGTCGAGATCGCCGACCGGATGCACGGCCCGCGCGAGCGATCTGAATGCATTGACATCCTCCTGCAAGAATTCGTTCGCGAGGAACTGCGGCGTGGCTCGTACCAGGACGTCGTCGGCCACCGATCCAGTAAAGAGTAGTGTTGCGGGGTCGACGGTTGCGAAGAACGAGGCATCGATTGGCATGAGCGCGCGTAAGCGCTTGATCGTTTCGACCATCAGCGTGCGGGACTCAAGGCCGGCGTGGCACAGCCGGACGATCTGCTGTATGTGTCGTTGGGTTGCGCGATCCCGCTTCACGGTGTTGTCAGTATACACTCGCTCCCCAGGGAAAGAACCCCACATTTCTGGGATTGTGGACGCGTCGTGCCCTGCCGTAGGCTTGATGCACTGAATGCACCGAGCCTAAGAAAGGATGTCTGCCATGTCACTGGACAAGAACAAGACCTTAGTTGAACGATTCGTGCGCGAGTTCTGGAACAGCGGGAAGTTGTCTGCCGCTGACGAGTTGATGGCGCCGAATCCGACGATCGTCGTAAACAACCAGACGGTGACGGATCTCGAGGCGCTCAAGGCGATCTGTCGTTCGATACGGGGAGCGTTTCCGGACTGGTTCTCGACGGTGGAAGAAGTGGTGGCCGAGGGCGAGAGCGTGGCGGAGCGGTGGACCGGCCGCGGCACGCACCGTGGCACGTTTCAGGGGATTGCTGCGACGGGACGACAGGTTGCTGTTCCAGGAACAGTATTCTACCGGATGGTGGGCGGCAGAATCGCGGAGTTCCGCGGCCAGTTTGACCGTCTGGCGATGCTTGAGCAGCTTGGCGGCGCCGCAGATCCGCGCACAGGCTCATCCGAGTAGTTCTATCGTGCGATAGGGCACAGTTGGGCCTTCTCGAGGGAGGCCCGGGGCGCTTCCCGCAGAACTAGCGAGGTCAACGCTCACGCAGCGCGAGCGTCGGGCCGGGGGTGCCGTCTATGTCGGACGAGAACGCTGTCGCCAAGCCAGATCCGGCGCAGGAGTACTGGTTCAAATTAGGGCTTCGCACCGTGTGGCTGTCGGCCGACGGTATTCGTGACCAAGCCAACGGCGGCGTCCCGGTCGACCAACAAGAGTTTGAGCGTCTCGTTGCCGAGCACAACGGCTTACTCGAGCGTCTGAAGGCCGACCACGGTATATTGGAGCAACTTACCGCTGACTACAAAGTTTCTTACGGTTGACCGGCGGCCGTCAACCTCGATGCCGGCGGTTCACACGCTTGCAGAACTGGATGATGCCTTGCGCGCGGCGCGGCCGCAATTCCTCGAGCTCTGGGTCGAGACGGCGGGCGGAGCGGCTCTGTGCGCGTTATTGAATGGCGACTCGGGATGGCTTATGTATCTTCGCGAGAGCGGTGATCCCGGCTTCAGTTCGCGCAATTTGGACTACACGGGTCCTGTCGACCGGTTGATTGAGTACCGTCTCGACAACGGCCAGGTTGACGAATATCCCGCGTCCTGGGCTCTGTCGGTTGGCGACGTGGAGGAAGCGATGCAGCACTTCTTGCGCACGGGAGAGCCGGCGCCATGGATCGCCTGGCACAATGATTCCGGCGACGGTGCCGTCATCGGGCGCACGGCATAAGGTTCTTCGCGGCGCGTTATTCGAAGCCGGCGGACCCCTTTTGCACAATCATTTCGAGGGGGCATGCCGACAGGGAGCGGACCACGCCGTCCGCGATTTTCCGAAGATTCGCTATCAATTGGAGCGCTTCGGGATCGGGCCGCCGCTCTTGCTCCATCCATTCAGCGAGCCCTTCCATGGCGGCACACAGATGCGACAGGCCTGCCCGAAGCTCCTCGTGGACCCCGGCACGGGGGCGCTCGACACCACGAATGGCACGGACCGTTCGCACGGTCTGGGCGAGTGCGAGATCGTGTTCAGCGTGGGGTCCGTAGAAGTCGCTCCAGAAATCGCTCCGTAAAGGCGACACAGGTACCTCCGCACCAATCGAAACTCTACCCGACTCGCAAAAATCTTCTGATGCGGAGCACCTCACGCCTGCTTGAGTCTCATCCCAAGCGGTCGAAATCTCTCGTCAAATGGGATCGATGGTTCAAGGAGACGTCCTGATCGTAGAGAACACAGGTTCCAAACGCCGCGGACGTCACACGGTTTGGCGCCGGTGTAATTCCAGTTTGGGGGGCCGCCCGCATGCACCTGAAGGATTTGGTGCGCGATCTTGCAGATCTGATTTGGCAACGGGAGCAGCAAACGGAGCAGGCCGTTGAGGACCCCGTGTTGACATACGTTCACGATGCGGTGACCACCGAATTGGACTACCGGCGCCGAATGCGCGAGTTGGATCGCCGGTTGCGTGACCTGGAAGGCGTTCCACAAGCCGTCGCGACAGGCTGACTGGCCGGCGCCGGGCGCCGAGATTCGGGCGCCGCGGTCGGCAGCCTTGCGTTCTTCCGCTCTCTCATCGAGCGGAGAGTCGCTGTCCGCGTGCGCTGTCGTGACGGGTATGAAGTCTCACACGCGATAATTCAAGAGGCGGATACGGTCGCCGTCCTCGTCGAGACGCCGAACGGACGGGAGTTGCTGCGCACCCGCGCCCTCGTCTCGATTGTCAGGCAACGATAGGTACGAGACCCCAAAAGAAAAGAGCGAGGAGGCGGCAGACCGCCTCCTCGCTCGCGTTCGTACGGCTTAGCGGCAGCGCGGGGGTACGTTCCCGCTGGCGACACAGCCGCGATCCCGGACCCACGCCCGGGGCATCGGGCCGTTGTAGAACCGGCCCTCGTAGGTGCGATACCGCGGGTGGTACGGCCCGTCGTAGTCATAACGGGCAACGGTCGAGCGATAGTGTCCGTACGGATAGCGGTAATAGACGCCGTTCCGGTCGCGGGTGAGGAGATAGACCACGCCGGCGATCACCACAAGACCCAAAATGGTGCCGACAACGTTCAAGGCCTGCGCGTGCGCCGGGGGAAGCGGCCCCGGCGCAACGTTGACGCCGACGAACACCAGCGCCAGAACCAGCAGGCAGACGGACGCCTGCCGGATGGGACTCCGATCGGCCGAGCCTGTCATTACTGTCACCTCCGCATAGTCAGGCCGCAATGGTGTTTCTATCCATACTCATCCCCACGTTATCTTGGGTTCATGCTTCAGCGGATGGAGCGGCGGCCTGCGGAGGCGTAGGTCGAAGGGTCGAATCCGTCCGGACGCGTTGCGGCCGATTGGTAGAGCAGATCAAGCACCCGTACCGCGCCGACAAACGCCGCGACCAGCCCGAGCGCCAGGAGCTGCTGCCACGTCAATCCCGATCCGAGGGGATCCAGCATCGCCGGCTCCTTCCGGCTCCGCCGGGGCGTCACAGACGCAGCTCCGCCGGAGTCCGGTTTCACGATAGCGCGGGGCCCGCGACGCCGATATGATCTCGTTCACACTTCCGGCCGGCCCGATATAAT
It encodes:
- a CDS encoding helix-turn-helix transcriptional regulator codes for the protein MKRDRATQRHIQQIVRLCHAGLESRTLMVETIKRLRALMPIDASFFATVDPATLLFTGSVADDVLVRATPQFLANEFLQEDVNAFRSLARAVHPVGDLDAATQHHPERSARYRDILAPLGLGDELRATLRVNGTCWGVLCLHRERSSAPFTPGEARVLNYLTPHLGEGLRKALSIGSGAAGASLDEPGLLVLDDDLSLVAGTPAADRWLAEVAAADWSHTRQLPTAIYSVVGRLQALEQDGDVLTRELPRARLRTRSGQWLVLHASRMSWPTSPAPIAVILEVAQPMEIAPLIIQAYDLSRREGEITLCVMRGLSTAEIAAELHISPHTVQDHLKAIFDRVGVRSRRALIAGIFTQQYHPRIVAGSRPDSHGQFRLERR
- a CDS encoding ester cyclase: MSLDKNKTLVERFVREFWNSGKLSAADELMAPNPTIVVNNQTVTDLEALKAICRSIRGAFPDWFSTVEEVVAEGESVAERWTGRGTHRGTFQGIAATGRQVAVPGTVFYRMVGGRIAEFRGQFDRLAMLEQLGGAADPRTGSSE
- a CDS encoding Imm1 family immunity protein, with protein sequence MPAVHTLAELDDALRAARPQFLELWVETAGGAALCALLNGDSGWLMYLRESGDPGFSSRNLDYTGPVDRLIEYRLDNGQVDEYPASWALSVGDVEEAMQHFLRTGEPAPWIAWHNDSGDGAVIGRTA